One window from the genome of Drosophila albomicans strain 15112-1751.03 chromosome 2L, ASM965048v2, whole genome shotgun sequence encodes:
- the LOC117565995 gene encoding beta-1,4-glucuronyltransferase 1: protein MDTLKSILWLRQCDSQQKLIKELVSFHIYFDLNEIPKKIPKARSLLKWKINCRELPPFDKLLKRDLYRLSKGLEYPVNVGRNIAIDAALTHFVLASDIELYPSPGLAQGFLQMLENNHTLLKSETRIVYPLKIFEVQQTSAMPSTKYELQNLLAKGSAQSFHLTICPSCHSGPRLSEWINSKNASNNIKVFHVTKWKPYYKYWEPICIGTKNDPHYYERLTWEGMWDKWTQIYTLCLLDYEFHTLDNAFLVHKPGIKKDTVHEERLQKSFRTYKLLMRDIILELVEKYSWHRNCAV, encoded by the coding sequence ATGGACACACTGAAGAGCATTCTATGGCTAAGACAGTGTGATTCACAACAGAAACTAATAAAAGAATTGGTTAGTTTTCACATTTACTtcgatttaaatgaaataccaAAGAAAATACCAAAGGCACGATCATTgttgaaatggaaaataaattgtagaGAACTTCCTCCATTTGATAAGTTGCTCAAACGTGATCTCTACAGACTGAGCAAAGGATTAGAATATCCCGTGAATGTAGGACGCAATATAGCCATAGATGCGGCTTTAACACATTTTGTGTTGGCTTCTGACATCGAACTTTATCCCTCGCCTGGACTGGCCCAAGGATTTCTACAAATGCTTGAAAATAATCATACTCTATTAAAGTCTGAGACACGGATTGTTTATCCCCTAAAGATCTTCGAGGTGCAGCAAACATCTGCTATGCCGAGTACAAAATACgaattgcaaaatttactTGCCAAGGGTTCTGCTCAATCCtttcatttaacaatttgCCCCTCGTGTCACAGTGGACCTCGCTTATCCGAATGGATAAACTCCAAAAACGCttctaataatataaaagtcTTTCATGTGACCAAATGGAAACCTTACTATAAATATTGGGAGCCAATATGCATTGGAACAAAGAACGATCCACACTACTATGAGCGTTTGACTTGGGAGGGAATGTGGGATAAATGGACTCAGATTTATACGCTATGTTTGTTGGACTACGAGTTCCACACTCTGGACAATGCGTTTTTGGTACATAAACCGGGTATTAAAAAGGATACAGTACATGAAGAACGTTTGCAAAAGTCTTTTCGAACCTATAAATTATTGATGCGAGATATTATTCTTGAGTTGGTCGAGAAATATAGTTGGCATCGAAATTGTGCcgtataa